CTGCAAAGAGATTTTCGTATTCCGTCCAACCTGACCCCGGCGCAGTTTACCGCGCTTGGGCTGCCGGTAACGGGCATTGCTCCTGATCTGAAGCCTTTCCGTCAAAGTGAGATTACGGTTGGCTTCGAAAGGGAACTGTTGAGAAGTTTTGTCTTATCAGCTCGCTATACACGCAAGAATATTGATTCCACTATCGAAGACCACGCCATTCTGGGAATAGGAGAATCGGAAAACTACCCCATCGGAAACCCGGGCGAAGGCTACGATTTGAAACTTGACAAGGCGACTGGCTACGTGAAGTCAGCGAAACCGCAGCGTGTGTATAACGCTTTGGAAGTGGTGCTCAACAAACGGCTGTCGAACAGCTACTTTTTCAATGTGAATTACACGTATAGCCGCTTGTACGGCAACTATTCAGGTTTGTCCAGTTCGGACGAGGGCGGTCGTAACGCACCGGCGACCGATCGTTTCTTTGATTATGCCGCTAATGGTTTTACGGCGACTGGCGAACCAGATAACGGATTTTTGGCGACTGACCGGCGGCATGCGCTAAAGGCCTATGGTGGCTACTCATTCGACAAGTGGATGGGGAAAGGCCATTCCACTGACCTGTCGTTCTTCTACACCGCACTACAAGGAACACCTATAACCACTTTTGTGGGTTTTGTGGCTACGTCAATTCCTCTATCAAAGCGCGGGGATTTAGGCAGAACTCCGGTCTATACGCAAACGGATCTTTCCTTGACGCATCGTTATAAGATCAAGGAGCGTTACTCGATAGCATTTGACTTTAATGTCTTAAATGCTTTCAACCAGAATACTCCGATTGGCCTTGTCACCGGGAAGTATCGCGTGACCAATACGATTGCGGCCAGTGACATTGACCCTACTTACAATGCCAATACGCAAACGTTGACTGCGGTCATGAACAAGCTCTTGAGCGGGCAAATCGGCGCGCAAATTGCCGGTCTGGCCAGCGGCGCCAATCCGAGTATTAGCGGATCAGCGGCGACAGCGGGCAGAACCAATCCGGTTAGACCCCTTTATGGGCAGCCTTCTTCCTATCAAGGGCTGCGGAATGTTCGCTTTGGTTTCCGCTTTAACTTCTAAGTTGACGGACAGGTAATTGCCGAACACATTGCCGCGCAGTAACAAAGATAGGCAGTAAAACCTGGCAGCAGGTTCAACGCCTTCTTTGTTACTTCGCGGCGTTCATTCTTTGTCGCCTGAAGTCAAGCTCCTGCTGCTCAAATGGCCGCTTATCGTGGACACAAAATGCGCGGCCACGGTAGCGCAATCTGACGAGATTGCGCGGCTGCATCAGGCAAGCCTTGAAGGCGCGTGTAAAACTGAAGCGCACTGCTGACGAAGCGGCGCAATCTCGGCAGATTGCGCTACCCTATCCGCTGGCTTAACAACACGGCGCGTCAGCATTAAGAAAGCTCACCTCGTGCGCCGGCACAATCTCTTCAAACAATTTGCCCGGATTGAGAATGCCATTGGGATCGAGCGCGCGTTTGAGCGTCTTCATCAGTTCCAGCGTCGGGTGATCAATGGCTAAATCCAGAAACGGCGCTTTGGCATAGCCCACGCCGTGCTCGCCAGAAATCGTCCCGCCGAGTTCGACCGCCTTTTGAAAAATCTCGCGCACGGTGGCCGCGCCGCGTTTGCGCGTGGCTTCTTCACGGTCACGCAACATCACGTTGATGTGCAAATTGCCGTCGCCCGCATGGCCGAAGGTGGGAATCAGGAAGCCGCTGCGCGCGCTTAATTCTTCGACAAAGGCCAGCATCGCCGGGATGCGGGAACGCGGTACCACGGCATCGTGATTGAGTTTGATGACGCCCGTGCGCGCCACCGCCGGAGACATCTTGCGGCGCACTTCCCAAATCGCCTCGGCCTCGGCCTCGTTGCTGGCCTCCCGAAATTGCAGCGCGCCATGCTTGCGGCACATCGCGCGGACGATTTCAGCCTCGCGCGTGACAGCTTCTTTTAAGCCGTCCACTTCGATGATGAGCAATGCGCCTGCCGCACGCGGCAAGCCGGATGGTTCGTAATCCTCGATGGCGTTGATCGAAGTGCGATCCAGCAATTCCAACGCGACCGGCAAAATCCCCGAAGTCGTAAAGTCCGCCACGCAATTGCAGGCCGCCTGAGCGGTCGCGAAAATCGCCAGCGCCGTGCGCCGGGCTTCCGGCTTCGGCAATAACCGTAAGATGGCGCGTGTGACGATGCCGAGCATGCCTTCGCTGCCGATCAGCAAACTTTCCAGATGAAAGCCGGTCGCATTTTTGGGCACGCGCCCGCCCGCCTTGATGATCTCGCCGGTGGGCGTGACGAAATCGAGGCCGAGCACGAACTGTTGCGTGTTGCCATACTTCACGCAACGCGGCCCGCCGGCATTGAGCGCAATGTTGCCGCCGATGAACGATTCGCGCCAACTCGACGGATCGGGCGGATAGAACAGGCCCTGCGCTTCGACCGCTTGTTGCAATTCGTAATTGGTGACGGCGGGTTCGACCACGGCGACCAAATCGGGCTGATTGATTTCGAGGATTTGATTCATGCGCGCTGTCGCCAGCACCAGGCCGCCTTTAACCGGCACTGCGCCGCCGGTGTAGCCCACGCCGCCGCCGCGCACTGTGACGTAAAAACGCTGCTCATTCGCCAGCCGCATAATCACCGCGATCTCTGCGGCAGTGCGCGGGAACACGACCGCTTCGGCGCAGAAGACTTGTTTGAGCGCGTCCTGTGAATTAGCGGCGATGACATCTGTTGCCGTAGAGAGATGCTCAGGGCCAACGATGTGCGCGAGTTGTGCGAGGATTTCTGTTGTAACCATTGTGATGGGTTCAGCCTGACAAGGCTTTCAAAAATTTTCCTACTTGCTTCTTGATGTCCGGCTTGCTCATCAAATCCAATTTTTTCGGCCAGGGGTAAAGCGCCGAAATCACCGCGACGCTATCCGCGCCAGCTTTGATGACGGCGCGCGCGCGTTCGACGGTGATGCCGCCGATGGCGACGAGCGGTCGGTCGGCGAGCGCTTTGGCGGTGGCGACCAGTTCCAAGCCTACGACGGGGCTGGGGTTTTCTTTGGTGGTCGTTTGATACACCGGGCCGATGGCGAGGTAATCCGCTGAGGTTGGCAGCGCTGCTTGAAACTGTGCGAGCGAATGCGTTGAGAGGCCGATGATTTTGTCTCGGCCCAAAATCTCGCGGGCTTCTTCGACCGTCAGATCATCCTGGCCCAGGTGCACGCCATCGGCATCGGCAGCCAATGCGACGTCTACGCGGTCGTTGATGATGAGCTTGGCGCCGGCGGGCCGCGTCAACGCCAGACAAGCACGCGCGGCATCGAGCAATTCTTTGGCGCTGGCGTCTTTGTCGCGCAACTGGATAAAGGTTGCGCCACCAGCCAGCAGCAAACGCACAATCTCGGCGTGCGTGTAATTGGAAAGCTGGGTGTCGGTGATGGCGTAAAGTTTGGGTAGTTGCAACATAGCAGGCTTATTCGCAGATAAATGGAGCGGGGGAAACGAAATGCGAAGATACACGATGCGCCGGGGGATGCCAATTCGCTGGCCCGCCCGCGTGAGCGATTTATAACGGGGAAAGCGCTATGCAAGATGGGCATTTTGGCTATAATGCGCGCCGGTCGAAAGCTGACGCTCCTTTTTACGCCGCTGCGAGACAGAAGCCGTTGCTTCTGAGGCCAAACCGGAATGCGTCAGCGCGTCACCCCCTTCGCTCTTCTTTTCGGCAAATCACATTTCACCTTTGCACTTGAGCCTTTTGTACTTGAGAAGGAGGAACGATGAGAACACGGCTTTTGGCTCTCACTACGTTGCTGGCCTGCACCTTTCTTTTAACGGCCTGCCCGCAACAAACCACCATTGGCAAATTACAAAACGATCCGGCCCGTTACCGGAACAAAGAAGTCGCGCTGGTCGGCAACGTGACCAACAGTTTCGGCGCGCTCGGTTATGGCGCGTATGAATTGGATGATGAAACCGGGCGCGTTTGGGTGCTGACTGAACGCGGTGTGCCTGCGCGAGGCGCGCGCGTCGGCACGGTCGGCAAATTCGTCAATGGCGTGACATGGGGCGGACGCAAGTTCGGCAGTGCGTTTCAGGAAACAGATCGGCGGGTGCGCTAGTCGGTAGTTGGTAGGCAGTAGTCAGTGTTTAGCAACTTGCTGCGGATCACTGACTACCGACTACCGACTGTTTTAGGCCGCTTTCGGGCGACCGTGGATGCGGATGGAATCGTAATCTTCAGCCTGTATGGTGAATTCGTACTCGCGCGCGGGGACGTATTTGCCGGTCATCTCGTTAAACTTCATGAGAAACGGTTCGATGTAATCGTGCATTATGGCGCTCTCTTCCACGACCTTGTGTTGCACGTGGGCCACGTCGTCTTTGCTGATACCGACATGGTGCATCAGCCGTAAGGGCAGCTTGGCCGCCTCTGAAACGCCTGTGTCCACGACATACTCTTCGTGGCGCGCTTCCATCTCGATGAGTTGCTTGAAGAAATCTTCAGTGTCAGCGTAGGTCAGTGCTTTTTCCATATCCCGATCTCCTTGTGCACATACGTTGATGTTAAGTCCGCCGGTTTAGGCCAGCGGTTTGGGGGTGAAAGAAATACTTGCCAACTGCCGCAACAGCACCAGCAGCCATATAAAGCCATTGAGCGGGTTATGAAGGAACTACAGGATCATGCAAAGAGAAAGTAATCAGCGCCGCATGAATTGTCAACGTTTTGTGACTGAACCCGGCCGCAAACTGAAGCCGAATAAAATTACGGTGGCCAGCGCCGCGCTTACCGCAAACCAATCTCCGTGCCGCGTATAAAATGTTTGGGCGCTGCGCGCCTGTGCCTGCCAGCGTTGCGTGCCTTCGACGAATTGCGGCAAGGCGTCCACCACGCGCCCGTCCGCCGTCAGCAGGGCCGAAATTCCCGTGTTCGTCACCCGCACCAGATCGCGGTTATTTTCGATGGCCCGCAGCCGCGCGTGGGCCAGATGTTGCCGTGCCCCGGCAGTCGGGCCGAACCAGCCGTCTTCTGAAACATTGACGAGCAGCGTTGCGCCGTTTTGCACGAAACGCCGCACCAGATCGGGATAGGCCGCTTCATAACAAATGAACGCGCCGGTACGCACATAACTCGTCGTGCGTTCAATCGCCGGGGCCTCAGCGCCGCCGGTTTCGCTGGTCAGCAGCGCCGCCCGTTGGGTGCTGAGTTTGAGTGTGTTGACCACGGCTTGCTGGCCCGGCGTGAAATCGCCCGTGATGGTGGGCACGAAACGTCCCAGCGCGAACCGCCAGGGTACGAATTCGCCAAACGGCACCAAGCGCATTTTGTCATAGCGTTGCAAGGCTTGCTGACCGGCGGCATCAGGTCGCGGGCTGATCGTGCTGACACTGTTGAAATAGGCTTCGTTGCCGTTGTCGCCCGTGCGGGCGACCGAGTTGATGAGGAAATAACTGCCGCTTTCACGCGCCAGCGTGTTGATGCGTTGCCGCACCGCCTCGTCGTTGTCATAGAAAAGCGAAAGCGGGCATTCCGCCCAAATCGTCAAATCAACCGGTTGACCGGCGCTCGCCTGCTGGGTCAGCGCAATGGTTTTCAGCAAATAGCGCGTCGTATCTCCCAGCGGGATGTCAACGGGAATGTTCGGTTGCACGCCGAGTACGTTGATGGTTGAAGCGGATTGCGTTGGCGGGTTGGGCTGCATAGCCGGTAGCCAGAACGCGAGCGCGCCAAAGAGCAACAGGGCACTGGCCGCGTGCCGCACAGGCCGTTCTTTGGCGTTGAACAACAAGACCAGCCACGCGCTGCCCGCCACGACCAAGCCGCTCAGGAAATAAACGCCGCCGAATTGCGCCAGCCGCGCGACCATAAAATACCGCGCTTGCGAGACGCCCAGAGCATTCCAGGTCACGCCCGTCACCAGTGGCCGCAACCATTCCGTCGCCACCCAGACCAGCGGCGCGCAGGCCAGCGCCACCGTGCCGAAACGCTTGAGCAGTTGCGCCAGCACCGCCGCGAACAACGCGGGAAAAAGCGCGAGCACAGTGGCGAATAAAAACGCTACGGCATAGGCCCCGCCCGTCAGCAGCCCGCCGTAATGCGTCATCGAATGCGCAATCCAGTTTTCGGCAAAGAAGGTAAACAACACGCCCGTCAGCCAACCCAGCCATAAGGCGCGCCGCCAGCTCACGCCTTCGCTCAATGCATACAACAAAGGGGCCAACGCCACCCAGGCCAACCAGCTTAAATCGAACGTCGGGAAGGAAAGCAGCAATAACAGCGCCGAAGCCGTTGCCAGTGTGGATTGCCAAAGCAGACCAGCCGGAGCCAAGGCCAGTGGGACAAGTATTCGCTTGAAGTTCATGGGGCGGGATTCTACAGCGCCTCAGCGTTGAGCGCGAAAGCTGTCAGGCATTTGTGGAAGGTAAACAAAGATTGGCTGGGAACGCTGCGCCCGGTTCAGCGTTCCCAGGTGATGGCCCTGCTTCCTGCTAGACGATTCAGCACCATGCCGCTATGATTCGCGCATTCAAACATCAACATTGAAAGGCCTGAAAGGCCCGAAAGGCAGGCAATGGCGACCGTAACCGGATTCAGCGCGCTCGATTTTCAACGGCTTCCGCCAGCAGCGCAGATGCGCCGCGCCGCCGAGTTTTATGAGTTGCTGTGCCGCCGCCGCACCGTGCGCGAATTTGCGCCCGACCCTGTGCCTCTTGAGTTAATCGAACTGGCCATCAAGACCGCCGCGACTGCGCCGTCGGGGGCCAATCAACAACCCTGGTTTTTTGCTGTGGTCAGCAATCCCGAAATCAAGCGGCGCATCCGCGTGGCCGCCGAGGCCGAAGAATACGAAAACTACAACGGGCGTTTCCCTGATGATTGGTTGCAGGCGCTGGCCCAATTCGGCACCGACTGGCACAAAGAATTTCTGGAAGTCGCGCCGTATTTAATCGTCGTTTTCAAACTCGATTACGGGATTGCGTTGCAAGCTGACGGCAGCGAGCGCAAACTCAAACACTACTATGTCAACGAATCGGTCGGCATCGCGACAGGGATGTTGCTGGCGGCCTTGCACAACGCGGGGTTGGTGACGTTGACGCATACACCAAACCCAATGGGATTTTTGACCGAGATTCTCGGACGACCGAAGAACGAGCGCCCGTTTTTGCTGATTCCGGTCGGCTATCCGACAGCGGATGCGCGGGTGCCGAACATCGGCAAGAAGCCGTTGGATGATGTGATGTCAGTACTTGCATGAACTTGTTATGTGGATAAAAGACCGAAGTTCAAAAACACGAGGTGTATTCTGGCTCGCATGTTTGTCGGCAATTGCGCTGCTGCAAGCATGCCAGGGGACTTCGTCAATCAACGAAACGAGCGCCAAAGCTGATGCACCATCGAGGCTGACAATTGACAAGTTTAGTTCGATCTTCGGAACCAAATACTTGATGGCGTCAGGGTATATCCTGGTGGAATCTGAACGTTATTTTTCCTCCTATGAAGGGAAAAGCGCCAAGGCGTTTAACTATGTTTTTATGAACCCTGATGATCTGACGAGCCAGTGGCTTTTACCGCATTCAAATTACTTCTTTGTCGATGTTCAGGAATTACCTCTTTGGAAGGACGAGAGAGAGCAAAACAAAAACTGCTGCCAGCCACAACAACGGTCGAAATCGGAGGCACCGCCGCGACCGTCTACACAATTGCTGCTTTATACGCTGGTCAAAGCGAATACGAACGACAATAAAATTCTTGACTACAATGACCGCAAGACGATAGCGATCTCAGATGTCAGCGGAATCAATTACACTGAGCTTGTGCAAGACGTTGATTCCATCGTGCATCAGCAAATGTATAGCCCCGATGAATTTTTGGCGGTTTATTTGTCACACGGAAAATACACTGCAATGCGGCTTCATTTGAAAACGCGACAGTTCACACTCACAAAGGAAATTGCACCAATTCCCAAA
The sequence above is a segment of the Acidobacteriota bacterium genome. Coding sequences within it:
- a CDS encoding FAD-binding protein — protein: MVTTEILAQLAHIVGPEHLSTATDVIAANSQDALKQVFCAEAVVFPRTAAEIAVIMRLANEQRFYVTVRGGGVGYTGGAVPVKGGLVLATARMNQILEINQPDLVAVVEPAVTNYELQQAVEAQGLFYPPDPSSWRESFIGGNIALNAGGPRCVKYGNTQQFVLGLDFVTPTGEIIKAGGRVPKNATGFHLESLLIGSEGMLGIVTRAILRLLPKPEARRTALAIFATAQAACNCVADFTTSGILPVALELLDRTSINAIEDYEPSGLPRAAGALLIIEVDGLKEAVTREAEIVRAMCRKHGALQFREASNEAEAEAIWEVRRKMSPAVARTGVIKLNHDAVVPRSRIPAMLAFVEELSARSGFLIPTFGHAGDGNLHINVMLRDREEATRKRGAATVREIFQKAVELGGTISGEHGVGYAKAPFLDLAIDHPTLELMKTLKRALDPNGILNPGKLFEEIVPAHEVSFLNADAPCC
- the thiE gene encoding thiamine phosphate synthase gives rise to the protein MLQLPKLYAITDTQLSNYTHAEIVRLLLAGGATFIQLRDKDASAKELLDAARACLALTRPAGAKLIINDRVDVALAADADGVHLGQDDLTVEEAREILGRDKIIGLSTHSLAQFQAALPTSADYLAIGPVYQTTTKENPSPVVGLELVATAKALADRPLVAIGGITVERARAVIKAGADSVAVISALYPWPKKLDLMSKPDIKKQVGKFLKALSG
- the lnt gene encoding apolipoprotein N-acyltransferase, with translation MNFKRILVPLALAPAGLLWQSTLATASALLLLLSFPTFDLSWLAWVALAPLLYALSEGVSWRRALWLGWLTGVLFTFFAENWIAHSMTHYGGLLTGGAYAVAFLFATVLALFPALFAAVLAQLLKRFGTVALACAPLVWVATEWLRPLVTGVTWNALGVSQARYFMVARLAQFGGVYFLSGLVVAGSAWLVLLFNAKERPVRHAASALLLFGALAFWLPAMQPNPPTQSASTINVLGVQPNIPVDIPLGDTTRYLLKTIALTQQASAGQPVDLTIWAECPLSLFYDNDEAVRQRINTLARESGSYFLINSVARTGDNGNEAYFNSVSTISPRPDAAGQQALQRYDKMRLVPFGEFVPWRFALGRFVPTITGDFTPGQQAVVNTLKLSTQRAALLTSETGGAEAPAIERTTSYVRTGAFICYEAAYPDLVRRFVQNGATLLVNVSEDGWFGPTAGARQHLAHARLRAIENNRDLVRVTNTGISALLTADGRVVDALPQFVEGTQRWQAQARSAQTFYTRHGDWFAVSAALATVILFGFSLRPGSVTKR
- a CDS encoding nitroreductase family protein produces the protein MATVTGFSALDFQRLPPAAQMRRAAEFYELLCRRRTVREFAPDPVPLELIELAIKTAATAPSGANQQPWFFAVVSNPEIKRRIRVAAEAEEYENYNGRFPDDWLQALAQFGTDWHKEFLEVAPYLIVVFKLDYGIALQADGSERKLKHYYVNESVGIATGMLLAALHNAGLVTLTHTPNPMGFLTEILGRPKNERPFLLIPVGYPTADARVPNIGKKPLDDVMSVLA